From the genome of Desulfobacteraceae bacterium, one region includes:
- a CDS encoding CDP-alcohol phosphatidyltransferase family protein: MKEAPKARRLPINIPNTLTVIRILLTPLFVICLLREMFIPALLVFSFAGISDGLDGFIARYFNQRTVLGAYLDPVADKLLLLSAFICLAILHVIPEWLTVLVISRDVVILI, translated from the coding sequence ATGAAGGAAGCCCCCAAAGCGAGACGTCTGCCGATCAATATCCCGAACACCCTGACGGTGATCCGGATCCTGCTGACCCCGCTTTTTGTGATCTGTCTGCTGCGGGAGATGTTTATCCCCGCGCTGCTGGTCTTTTCGTTTGCAGGGATCAGCGACGGTCTGGACGGCTTTATCGCCCGCTATTTCAATCAGCGGACCGTTCTGGGGGCCTACCTGGACCCGGTCGCCGACAAACTCCTGCTGCTGTCGGCCTTCATCTGTCTGGCGATTCTGCACGTCATTCCCGAGTGGCTGACGGTCCTGGTGATCAGCCGCGACGTCGTGATCCTGATC